The Aedes albopictus strain Foshan chromosome 1, AalbF5, whole genome shotgun sequence genomic interval AGAAGCCAGGTGGGCCAATTCACGGAAATTCtaatgatttcccaatgaaaatttacAACTTCCGGTTTGTTTtgtttgcaattaaggttttctgatgATCTTATTATCAGCCTTGTGTTTCCAAGGAAGTTGAGAAATacgtggaggcgcatggttgttgatgcccacattaggggccgtccatataccacgtggacagcttggaggggggagggggttagcgaattgtccacgcttgtccacggagaggggggtgggggttcgtcaaatgtccacgtggacaacattgacaaacgaaacaaattatgtcgcattattgatgagattctatTCAACagtgctttcatacattttattttattatagatTGTCTTTTACTTGTAAgtcaaggaaaaaaatcatggtattgatttacagactaatttgttttaaattatcagaatttataattacttagttttcttcatcgaggaatattctggagatttaaaatggagtgtagaccatacAAATGttagtgtttcagtcagaaaattttcatcgaagttctgtatgaatttttcgaagtttcatatcaattttTTACACTACTTGAaactttcaaaatacatgtactgcccctattcgcataacagtcccatgtttgctgggtttcctattcacatgggactgttgtgcgaatgaggGCAGTGTAGGGGTTTACAGGCTTATCTCAAAATCTTTTTGTtttaggttcctttaaaatttaagatgtttctaatggatattaaagtctagggtaaccaatataatttggacccccatatattttggactccctgggtcgtattatcacaacttacaccgatttaatgatgagatgacggaaattttttgaatcattcgctaaataagattgctctgcacgggcagcaatcatttcggtgctgaggaaacttgcagatgtaaacaaaaacgtttatcattctagcgcattaaattcgcaaagttcgtctaatcagcctttgtcattCAAGTAAatgggatgtgatccagcatattcaagcggcaaattcttccaaaagagttccaaacgagtttaaacactgggtgtccaaaatatatactgaacagggtccaaaatatattggggtgtccaaaacagtgaaaactgatgcttcaaaaatcagttattttcatcaaatttccagtcagaaatgaccttgtgggtatttttaacggtcaATGGAGGCTTTTACAAacataccaacatcatcattacGTGTAAATACCgtttgaatctgtttgattttcacttaaatttaaactaatgtcctctaggggtccaaaattcaaccgttaccctaaacctcagcaatacaatttagttgctgtaaatcttgttttttgtaagaatctaagaaatataatcttatctcaacaaaaatctatgatttaaaattaccttatctcaacagaacaatcagacaatcatagattgaacaaacattctaaaaaacaccgtcttcaactagaagctgtacagactaaacattgaacaatcactaatatTAAACGATGGACATTACACGAAATACACCCaaagaagaattttccgtttgacgaaaaattttcaccaactggagcaagaatcgaacccacactttcacaaacattaagccgaattaaaaacaatgttgaaaacttgtaggtagctattttgtgctacttgtttgtattataTTTAAAgctgtagaatatttttattttataaagtttccaattatatttaagacattttttacgaataaaaaaaaacaatatttcaaaaatactttttcaaaatcacttttcgcatttatttaagaaatatgaaaaaaactttttttcggatgtccacgtggacattgggggagggggtaggggtcaatgaaaagtccacgcttgtccacggggaggggggagggggtagaaaaccatgaattttctgtccacgtggtatatggacggccccttatatGTATGTTGGGAATCATTTatatatgacgaccatcgtttagggaGGGAGGGGGCAAGGGAGGGGGTGTGTAAAAGtgtaacactccatgtattgagtatacgaaaaaaacatgaagaatgGATGAAAAGCGGTCTGAAATtaccaaaaaatgatggacgtcatttttgaaaatcgttctactttccatggttgctctagagcaccatcgattttcgaagaATTCGAGACAAACAAAATAAGatgaatagggtatgtgtgccatcagtaatctcatgctcccattttcatcctattcgaaaacaagctattacagcaccgattgactccgttctttttgttttcatgggtgctcacttctaacaaaaaatacaaaaataagaaacaaaacaaacaacgcttcaatcctttgtttttcgtgggatgaaaatgggagccacatgcttaataagggaaccaataccctatgatgcaatagtttttaaaatatgattgtaatctcattaggtaaacctaACTCCCAACtccttgtttcaatagtggaactattgataaactaaCAAAATGCCATTGATTTACAACTAAcatttttatgttgatttcgaaaaatttggccaatttgcaataacttttgatcAAGAACTTTTGTCGGAAACacttcttggcatagaaatagtcgttcaaagtcatgGGAAGGAAAGAGTTAAGTGACATCTTGTCCCATAGCAGATGGCCTATTTGCACCATTTCCGTTTAAGGAACCAACTTCTGAAAATTGCTCAAACTTGATGAAAATAAATGCGAAACCAACAATGTGCAACTTATCAGACACTGCCCTTTCTCAACCGAAGGGCAGAAAAGGATGGTGATATGTATTGCGAACAAAAATATGACATTGATCTAGCTAATAATAAATACCATATAtaattttatttatatatttccATCGTGTAGATGTATAGTACTTAAACATTGGAAAGGGGCATGTAAAATTGCATTTGTCCTTAGCAGGGTTTACTTTCAGTAAGGTGCTGGTTTATCTTTTTATGTCGAGTGGTGGATTCTGTGAGTGTTGGTGTGTAAATAATAAAATTGAATATATGTTACGATTCTACAAACGAATAAAAATGGGTTTACCTATAATGTTTAGAAATAGTATGTTCCTTTGTAACCACTCTCCATATCGACCACCCGAAAAGTATGTGAACTATTGAGTTTTAATTCTAGTCTATACTCTTTTTTTACATCAGCACATTCTTCAATTAGCCAACTATTCCGATTAGAAGGGGCGTGAAAGAAAGGATTTTTACTACATTTTCTGTTAATTTTCAGAGCATTTTATTTTTTACACTCCTGTATCTGACAATTGGTTTATAAACTGCATTGAATAAAAGACTacgaaaataataaaaacaaatactTTAGTTCTTGATGTGCAGATGAATTTGCATTGTTTAACAATCCTAATAAAATGAAGAACTAAAATAAACAGTGTTTGTTCAGGTAATTTTGCGGTTGATTCTCTTACCAACTAACTTTTGTGTTTGCTAAAAAATGATTAAATAGGTTTTCTTGTGTCATAACTCTATGACCTTAATgatgaaaataaaagaaaaaaaaaacatttactcAACCATCTGCACCACCGGTTCGAGATCGTGATGGTTTTCCAAGGTATCGTAGTGATCGTCACTCTCCTGAAAACTCACGTCCGGTTCCAGTGGAAGGGGTTCGTCGTCAGCGTCCATTCCGTAGCTGTCACCGAAACTAGGTTGGCTACCAAACACAGAATGATAGCTGAAGTCAAAATTATCTCCGTTATTGCCCATCGGGGTTGGCCCTGCTGTTCCTGCTCCCATTGCGGCCATTTGGTGTGGGTTGAAACTATCCCACAAAGAATTGTTGTCATTGCTGCTGCCACTCATTTGCATACCGTAATCACTGTAGTCGATCCATTCGTTACCATTTCCACCGGGATGTGCCATTCCATTGCCACCCATGTGCTGGTGTTGACTGCCAGCTGAAACGGTCTGCGGTGGCATCAATTCCAGGCGAGGTTTCCGGGGCCTTCTCCTACGAGGTTCGCCTTCCGGTCGAATGTCGTGTACGTGTTCACCTTTGACTTGGTCCACTCGGCCATCCGCTCCAAGGTAAACCGCTGCATGACAACTACGAATCGCCGAACAGCGCCACACTTTACGACCGTCCTTTCGAACGTAGTGCAAGAAGTACCGACACTGCTGGAACACCAACACGTCACGGTTCTTCCAGTTTTTGACGATCTTGTAATCTCTCGAGCCGATCATAGTTTTCCGCCTGGCCAGACTGTTATTGGCAGAGTTATTGTGATAGTCTTCGGTTTTGTGGTTGTGCATCGTGTTGTTAGTACGTATCACTTGTCCGGCCAGGGTCGTGTAGAGGGACGCCTGGCAGTTCATCTTAGCCTCATAGTTCGAACAACGCCAGAAGGCCATCCGGTTGCTGGCATTCGTAGATACAAACTTGTAATGATAGCCATGGTGGATGATGAATTTGGGCAGCTGATGAGCCGATGCAGATGAAGATGATGCCGAAGAAGACGGTTCCAAGTCCAGACCCAATGGGTCTGCCGGTGCAATCAGCTGAATGTCATCGTCCAATTTGTTCCCGCTGCTCGGATTCCGAAGGGAAAGAGACGATGGGTTCATCATGTTGTCCATCACTGGTGGAAAACCGTGAGTGTGCATCATTTCTCTGTTAACCACGAGGGTCTTGTTTGGAAGTAGGAGAACCGTGGCACGGCAACCTGTAAACGATAAATTTCAATTGTTTGGTCAAGTTTGGCAATCGCTACTCGAAACATTCAAGCCTTGAATAGAatagaacgttttttttttttaattttatatatttattttataaaccgatgtagactagtacattttacatttacattttttcTTATTTCATAGTTTATAAATACCTACATAAAAAACAGGGAGTggcactagttttcccaagccgaaatatccaaaaaaaaagatgaaaaaatcctggaatccgCTTCATATCTCTTAACAGACCAGGAAACCCGGAAAAGTCAGAAGAAATCTACCAAAAAACTGTGtcaaaacatcaacaaaacacaCTAACTAGAAATCATTCAGAGGTGAACGCTGAACTTTGCCGAAGTTTTCTTTAGGACTCTACCCAAAATTAAAGGTAAATTTGACAGGATTTTCACAGTAAATCTGCCTAGAGCCTCACTCAGCAGTCCAGATGATCTTGtccgaaattttccaagaataccCCCAGAAATAAAAAAAGGTCGATCAACGTTTCACTCGTAGTAAGCTCCGACAAGAGAATGCAAGCCCTTGATAAAACACTAAGCAAGTCCCTGTATATGCACCAGGGAAGTTGATGTAGAAGATATGACCGAGTTTTGTACAAAATTCAAATTGGATTACATATTTGACAATGATGAACAGGTGCATCGCGAAGATTTTTTCCCTAAAAATTGCGCCATGAGCCAAAAGGTCTAAAAACCCCTGCTCCAAGCAAccaaagaattgaagtgtcaaatatctaaaaaaaatcaaaattttcaacgtctgttgtctgtgatttttttttcatgaaatgctgtgtctggttgtctaaggttgtcactggttttattttctgcatctgatataaaaaagaattgaagtgtcaaatattaaaaataaatcaaaattttcaacgtctgttgtctgtgattttttgcaTAAAATGCTGTGTctagttgtctaaggttgtcactgattttgttttctgcatctgcaaAAATAAATCAAcggctgttgtctgtgatttttttttcatcaaatgctgtgtctggttatcTAAGAATGTCACTGATTTTATTTTCTGCATCTGACGAATTGAAgcgtcaaatataaaaaaaatataaattttcaacgtccattgtctgtgatttttttcatcaaatactgtgtctggttgtctaaggttgtcgctgATTTTGTTCTGTGAATCTGATAGTGAAAAGGAATTGAAatgtcaattttttttgtgagaatttccccgcgtgctgcgtctggttgactagtcaccggacagacaaacagggctattatatgtgatttaaaaaaaaaatggcaacacggcagaatgttctgcaatagaccacctcacggcgaaattctatctctttcgctctttcagagagtttgaaaacaacaggaccagtacctgccaaatttgacaggtgctggttctgttgttttctaatttctcgtaggagagaaagagagcgatttcttgatgacgtcaccgtgcaatggagtataatgatgctctcgttcacgcgctgctgcattgaaaggttgatctggaggggaaatattgaaccaatcatttgatccatggaataatttgacccatggtttgagcaatcttcgagaggattgatgtaacaattggaaatattgtagagaaaattgaagtaaaatgcgctatggaggggaaatattgctgcgtggttgatcaaacggaagataggggaaaagttgaatgattgatatcAATCTATTTTCGAACAATAAtatacattcaatgtttccataaaacggtcaactattgatcaatatatgcatcGTGTGACTGGCGCTAGTGGCTTTTCATCAATGTTACTAAGGTAACATTAATGAAAAGCCACTGAAGTATGTAAATGTATTTTCCCAAAGTGAAATTTTATACCAAGTTTCATGTCCCCTCTTTGTGTTAAGACCGTAAAACGGTAAAACAACCAACATCAATAAATAATTCCAGTAAAATATCCATTTCAAAATATTCATCAGCGTTGGCTATAATAACATTATCTTGGTGCCTATAAATAGTGGACTCCCATTTAATTTCCATGTTATCTGTCTCGCTGCCAACCTTGCTTATAGTggactcacagacaaacagacgtaactcttagaggaaattcatcaaacacTTTTGaacggtgtcattttcatgagcacactgccacctgttggtagaaccgcgcgcaacactgtcggccatgatggactTCTATTTGACGAtttctgacacgcacactactacacaaatttgcctgtaattttcgtttgcatcattcagcaacgtgtacactggaaaACGTCAAAGCGAAccaacactagcgcctctggtggaacgatcgcgcaaatcaaatgaaatttgaattggtggttaaatgcatgtgccaagccgttttgaagagtgttacgtctgtttgtctgtggtggacTCTCCACAGTTGCTCCTCCTAGCTCaaaggcgctctgatatgcagagcaagctcgatgatcttgccaatcgctcctcagcggcaggtcttaccatcaacgtcaacaagaccaaatcgttggatgtaaacacggtcaacccttccagctttacggtagctgggcaatcagtggagaatgttgaaagcttccaatatcttggtagccaaatggcggccgatggcggcaccaagatcgacatagttgCACGGAtcatgaaatctgtgctgctatacgccagtgaaacctggtgtgtatcagtgtagaacactcaatggctgcaggtcttcatcaatagatgcctgcggtatataatagagtgggtcatcgtttatatggaaaaaagaaattcaatggtatcccctCAGATCaaggcttttttgatcccatttaaggacccaaataagtgtgcaaaatttgggaacaatcggttatgtctacgttttgcgcatcgcgtttgaagtttgtatggaattttacatgggaaaacacacttttttgcatttctcacaTAACAAgctcatttttttctaaaaccatgtaaccgatatagtgaaaacatagcctagggtgtcctggaaaaatttgtcgaagaccgcgaaatgatctgatgcttatgaaaaaagttatagcgttggtattgcttggcgaaacagcatgattttgttgctattgttgttCCTTTACATgtcaaaacataaacacatgtatgcggttcgttggttataactattttcacaagcattggatcgctttgcggtcttcaacaaagtttttcagaacatcctaggctatcatttaatagtatcggttaaaaagtttcagacaaactttttcaacttatgacaaaaatgccaaaaagtatgttttcccatacaaaatcccatacaaatttcaattgcaatgcgcaaagtgtagacgcaaccgatcgtgctcaaattttgcacagatactcaggacccgaaacggaaccacaaaagctttgatctgagaaaacggttccgatgacccgcactagtataattcgtgcatggtggcctcacaattggatctccaacgtggagctccatcgtcgatgtcatcaatagccgatagcgacagaaattcgggagcgaaaggggaggtgggtcggccacactctacgcaggggcggaaacgaaatctgcaaacaagcgttagactggaacccagcaggacatcgcagcagaggcagacccagaggctcatggcggcgcagcctcaataacgaaatcaagcaagtcgacagaaatttgacctggccacaggtcaaggcgatggctggcaatcgcccaggctggaaatctttcaattcggccctctgcaccaccgtgggtgcccaggactgaaggtAAGTCCACAGTTGATTTGGGTATATTTTTCCTGTAGGGACATTTTTCCATGACATTTCACAGCACTGGTTGCTAGAAATTCTACATTTACGAGCGGCCATGAGATCGCTGCACTCGTCATTTGGCATATATGCCAAACATATACGTTCAGTTGAGAGGGTTGAGAGTAGCAGCCCCTATAAGGTATTATAACGAAATATTCGCTATAAATGTGGGGTTAAAGTCCAACGCagtgtaaaatttaaaaaaaatcatagcagtTACGTGGATGGATAAGAACTAGGTACATAGTTAATGAACAAATAGACAATGACGAATCTTCACATAATAGATAAATAGATAATGACCGATCTGGTTCACAACTTACCCGCCACAGCCGAACACCTGAAGACGATCTTCCCATCCTTTCGCGAATAGTCCAGATAGTACCGCCCATTCTGGTATAGCACAACGTCCCGTCCCTTGGAATTTTTCGTCAGTATAAAATCCGACGTTCCGATTTCCTCCTGCGGCAACTTGACCACGGGAAGCTCCTCGTCGATCTGGCCACCGGCCACCTCGGGCCAAACTTCCGGCACCGGGTGGTTATGTTCCTGGTTACGCATACTGACCAGCTCGTACGTGTCCTCCTTGGTATGGAAGGATACCGGACATTTGGTTTCTAGCCTCATAGCGCAGCGCCAATAGATAGTACCCTCGCGTTTACGGGTAGCGAATCGAAACCGGTGTCCTTCGTGTAAAATGTAGCGGTGGTACGGTGGGGTGTATGCGTTCGAAGCGAAATCCGGCAGCATTCCAGGAGAGAAACTGTTGCTGAGGCCTGACATGGACATTCCAGTGGAATCGACAGACATGTTGGGAGTGGTGAGATTTCGTTTCGGGGGCATGTGGTTGTGGTCCACGAGCTTAGCGTAGTTTATGGAACCATCCGGAAACAAGTGAACCGCGCCTCGGCACAATCGGTGGGAAGAGCAACGCCAAACTTGTCCACCATTTTTCTTCTTGTAGTCCACGAAGTATCGCCAACCATTATAGATAAGGATGTCTTTGCCCttataatttttaataattttatatCCATTGGCACGGGCTACTTCTTCTCTGGCAACGGCATTAGCAACGGGGTCACTGAGGTTAGGAAAGTGACCAGTTTCGGCTGCTGTTCGCTGCTGCCTTCCTGGTTGGCCATCAACGTCCTTGATAGGACTGGTAATTAAACTATCTTTAGTGACGTACTTTTCCAAATCTTCCGTTGGGGGATGTGTATGGACAAAGTTTTTAGCCTCTGCAATTGTGTTGTCCGGCATGAGGAACGCTCCAGCCGGACAGTTACGGAACATTGTACACCGGTACGAACGTTTACCGTTTTTGGACTCGTACTGGAAGTAGTATCGATACCCTTGATAAATAAGAAACTCCCGCTTTTGGCCACTTTTCACCAGCTGGAAGTCGGTTGATCCGGCGGTTGGTGCAGCGGGTTTCTCGGCCGGTGGTTTGATATTGCATTTGACAGCATTTTCTAATTCTATATTTGGGTCCGGAGGATCATGGTTGTGTGTTTGATCATTAGAATTGATAAACTCAAAAGTGGCCTTTGTATTCAACGACGCCAAACAGTTATTATCCTGCTTCAGCATGCATCGCCAGTAGAGTGTACCTTCAGGTCTTGCGTGACAATACTTGTAATGATAACCTTTGTAAACTGCCACTTTTGGTGATCGATTTTTTCTTTTGTCTTCTTCTAGATCATCTACATCATTTTCATTGTCGGCCTCATCGTTACCCATTTTTTCCTTTTTGATTAATTTCCCTAACTTTATTCTGCCATCAACAAACTGACGAATCGAATCGCTACATACGTCATCGTTTTCCAGAGTAGTGACACATTTCCATATTCTAACACCATCGGTCCTACTActttgaagtttaaatttgtgCTCCTTATATATAAGAGCTTCGGTTTTGTCTTCTTCCTCAATGATCTTATACGATTCAGGGCTTTCATACTCCTCATCTTTATTAGCAAGTTCAGTCACAGCTTCCTTAACAGCTGAAATAATTGGTAAGGGTGGACGCGTAATCTGTTGTGGTGGACGGGGTTGTACCGGGGATTCACGCTGTACCATTAATTCATCGGCCTGGTCCGGGAGGACCACTTCGTGTTCACTTTCATCTGTCTCCGTAGGTGGATGAACGTGGTTGATCTTATCGTTTGTTTTGAACAGTCGACCCTTGTAGCTACAAATTTTGACCGGACAGCCACTAACGCTGCATGCCCAGTACCATTTCGGCAGGCCACTGCATGACTTGTTTCGCCGCAGAAAGCGATTACCCTCAAAGATCAGGTTGTACGAGTTTAATCGTGCCTTTACCACCTTGAAATTGGTGTATCCGCCGTCCTGTGGAGAAAAGTGTAAGAAATAGATTAGGCATCGTACAAATTACGCAACATGGGAACTTTCGAAACTCGACTCCGAATAATCGAGTTCGGCCTCTACATCCTAGGGTATACTTTTGTATTaccattaccaaaaaaaaaactgcctggAATGCCCAAGTTTTGTCCTATAGGTATAAGTATACTTATTTTTTGAGGGcccaatgatattttttttataaaacccatacgtacagtatctagatCAATCCTCTTCTTTGGTCATGCTACATAATTATCTTTTTAAACCTTTTTTCTGGCAATCACTAATAAGACACTCATGTGACTATACTTAACAAAAACTTCATGGAAAAAACAAAAGGAAGCAGTTTTCTAAATTAATGCAAATTTCAAAACACTCACCATGGCAAAGTTCGGATTCGGTGTTCCAGCGTGCAAAATCAGATCACGCAATCCTTCGTCGAGGAACTTTTGTACCTTCTTGGTATGCTCCATGGTACTCAACGAGAACGTATCGAATCGCCCTCCCATGGGGTTGCGCGGATTTATCGGATGAGTTGCGGGAGCATGGTGGGTGGATCGACCACCGTTAGAAATATTGAAGTGCTGGCGGAAAGCGCCTTCGAAGCCTCGTGGTGGTACTTGTGTTTGAGTCGGCTGCCGCAGCGGCGAGGATGTGTGGAATGAACTTGCAGCGAATGGGTTGGGACGGGCCAGAAGACGCTCGGTAGGAACTGTGGTGATGAATGTTTGGGGCCTTCCACGCTTACCGTCCAGATTTGAGTAATCGGTTATTTTGAGGGGTTTCAGCACAGAACCACCAACCTGTGGAGAAAACTCAGTTGTTTTCCAGCCTCGTTCCATGCCAGAATTATTGCTCGGTCCAAAACTGCTATCATCGTTACCGCCGTTCAGTAAGGACTGGTCGATCTGTTTATCACCGATTTGCGTTTCCTGTGCCAAAAACTGTCCCGGATTAAAATAtccgtcatcgtcgtcatcatcttCGAGGAGTTCCTGCTTGACCGCACAATTAGTAGAGTCGGCATCTTCTGGCTTCTGGTCATCTTCTGTTTTATCCAACTGCTTATTTGTCTGTTTTTCTTCACCTTCAGTTGCAATCGATGGCGTCGCGACGGGATCGTTCGTAAGTCCTATCCCAGCGAAGAAATTTGTTCGTCGCTTCCGCAACAATTTGTCATTTTCCACACATTTTATTTTGTACTTGAAGAAGGCTTCAATACTAACGACACAACTATTACATATTTGTGCATTGTGATCGTCTCGAAAACTCAactgaaagcaaaaaaaaaatacactattaGAACAATTGCATATATGTATTTCAAATATCAAATTACAATACTACAAACAAAAGTGAAGAtaaaacgaagccacacttcaaattttcaagagcacgtaATACACATATTGCGCGGCGTCGTGTTTCCAAGGATTACATGTTGGCTTTGTAAGCGGAGGTCATTAATCATGGGTTCAACTCTTAGCTGGTAAATTTTAAATCCTTTGaatgaagaataataaagatgttaaCAAGTCCAAGGCTTATTCAGTCTCTCTCTTGTAATTCAGGATCACCAGTACTTAAACTGCCGTATTACATTCAATGATCATACTTAGATACTTAGGTACTCATGTTAGGAGCGGTTGATCAACGCCCCAGTGGCAGGGAAGGATTCTAAGACCAActgcagggttgttacgagaagggtggaaaaaaatccgcgccaaatccgcgcgagcaaaatttgaatccgcgccaaatccgcgcgatactggaaataaattcgcgccaaatccgcgagagcgtgaatgtatttttttatttcttcacgttattgaagaaatttattaaatAAATTCAACTGGAATGGACTAGTTGAGCGCTGGAAGAAGAATAAACTGttgattcgtaaatcaacgcaactcatgcTTTTTGAAAGTGAGTTCGAAGACATTTCGGCAAAACTCtccttatttttaaaatttcaaaaacattccttaaggtgaatatagaacgaagccgaGAAAAATCATGTCGCATTTTTAATAGACTTCTCAACTGAAacaataggccatatgaataaagttaaatacttacaggggatagacaaaatgatcgggacaggcaaaattttcatttttcaaaaaatgttcaagtggctgtaatttttcgaaaagtgcatcaaatattctcaaatttttactgtaagtttatcaactagttgtgtatcagtggtacaaatttgagaaagatcgggccattctccacgaagttttaAAGGTTCTTGGGAAAGGTGAATTTATCcggtagccaactttgagctgttatatctccgggttcaatgaaccaaatgcaatgaaattttgaccatttatgacttatataataagctatgaaaaaccgttgacttaacttcaaatttttaacacggaagaaaattacaacgattagattatttttctaataaaacgtcaaattatccaaaatttcaacatcgtttcaaaattcaagttgcAAATTATAGTTGATTTAACTTCCCTCTAATTGACATATATATGaatgtgttttgaaagaaagtatcaacatagccaccaacaaattgaaaaagtaatggaagacatatcaaaaatagaccaatttgctaaaacatcgtgaaaaaaataaaatcgctattactttttctcttgttgaaaattttaagttaagtcaaatg includes:
- the LOC109430724 gene encoding uncharacterized protein LOC109430724, yielding MFSSSSSSSDLRPDHSEEGQFCRLCFTKSAELCPLFPPASIPNKVLLHKIFDCTTITLSFRDDHNAQICNSCVVSIEAFFKYKIKCVENDKLLRKRRTNFFAGIGLTNDPVATPSIATEGEEKQTNKQLDKTEDDQKPEDADSTNCAVKQELLEDDDDDDGYFNPGQFLAQETQIGDKQIDQSLLNGGNDDSSFGPSNNSGMERGWKTTEFSPQVGGSVLKPLKITDYSNLDGKRGRPQTFITTVPTERLLARPNPFAASSFHTSSPLRQPTQTQVPPRGFEGAFRQHFNISNGGRSTHHAPATHPINPRNPMGGRFDTFSLSTMEHTKKVQKFLDEGLRDLILHAGTPNPNFAMDGGYTNFKVVKARLNSYNLIFEGNRFLRRNKSCSGLPKWYWACSVSGCPVKICSYKGRLFKTNDKINHVHPPTETDESEHEVVLPDQADELMVQRESPVQPRPPQQITRPPLPIISAVKEAVTELANKDEEYESPESYKIIEEEDKTEALIYKEHKFKLQSSRTDGVRIWKCVTTLENDDVCSDSIRQFVDGRIKLGKLIKKEKMGNDEADNENDVDDLEEDKRKNRSPKVAVYKGYHYKYCHARPEGTLYWRCMLKQDNNCLASLNTKATFEFINSNDQTHNHDPPDPNIELENAVKCNIKPPAEKPAAPTAGSTDFQLVKSGQKREFLIYQGYRYYFQYESKNGKRSYRCTMFRNCPAGAFLMPDNTIAEAKNFVHTHPPTEDLEKYVTKDSLITSPIKDVDGQPGRQQRTAAETGHFPNLSDPVANAVAREEVARANGYKIIKNYKGKDILIYNGWRYFVDYKKKNGGQVWRCSSHRLCRGAVHLFPDGSINYAKLVDHNHMPPKRNLTTPNMSVDSTGMSMSGLSNSFSPGMLPDFASNAYTPPYHRYILHEGHRFRFATRKREGTIYWRCAMRLETKCPVSFHTKEDTYELVSMRNQEHNHPVPEVWPEVAGGQIDEELPVVKLPQEEIGTSDFILTKNSKGRDVVLYQNGRYYLDYSRKDGKIVFRCSAVAGCRATVLLLPNKTLVVNREMMHTHGFPPVMDNMMNPSSLSLRNPSSGNKLDDDIQLIAPADPLGLDLEPSSSASSSSASAHQLPKFIIHHGYHYKFVSTNASNRMAFWRCSNYEAKMNCQASLYTTLAGQVIRTNNTMHNHKTEDYHNNSANNSLARRKTMIGSRDYKIVKNWKNRDVLVFQQCRYFLHYVRKDGRKVWRCSAIRSCHAAVYLGADGRVDQVKGEHVHDIRPEGEPRRRRPRKPRLELMPPQTVSAGSQHQHMGGNGMAHPGGNGNEWIDYSDYGMQMSGSSNDNNSLWDSFNPHQMAAMGAGTAGPTPMGNNGDNFDFSYHSVFGSQPSFGDSYGMDADDEPLPLEPDVSFQESDDHYDTLENHHDLEPVVQMVE